TTTGGACCCAAACTCATAGACTGTCACGGTTCAATGATTTTGTTAAGTCATTCCCCGTTTCATGTTGAAAGAAGTGCTTCTCCTGTGTACCTGCTGGAATTTacctcctgtgtttgttttgttcccaCCCCGGCTGCGTGTCCCTCATTTTTCGACCTTTGGCGAATTCAGTCTCTCCCCAGTTTGTCTGTTAAATTGCCTGTGTGACGTTTTGGATTTCCCTTTGTTATGTTTGAGCCATGGAGGACAAGGGTCACCGTCACCTGACTCCTTTCAAAAAGTACTTACCTAGGAGATGAACAAAAACCTAAAAGcctcaaaacacatttggaatGAGGTGACAGGGCTGCCGCCTAAAACTTAACCGTGTTACATGGCATTAGTTGCATGACAACCAACATCTGACATAGGGGGAGCCCCTAGTAGTTGGCGCTGGCGTGTGAATGGCTGCTTAAAGGtgacactgtgactgtaaaggcCTTTGAGGACACGTAGGTAGACTCTTCACTGGGTTTTAAATAATGATCTCTtcctctctggactccagtatCGTCTGACCCCTCTGATTTGTCGTTATGatacatgtgttttgtgtctggCCTCATTCCAGTTCTTCCGTTCTGCTGTGTGTTGATAAGTCACGCCCACAAAGGGCGGAACTGGGTGCGTTTGTTTGAACGTTTATATAGCAGAGCCTGTTTTCTTGGTGAAGGCAGTCTGCTGTGAGGCGCCAAGGTCCGGAACAATGTCTACCTTTCTGCTGGTGGTCGGTGTCGTGGTAGGAGTTGGTTACATTTACCATCATATTTTTGTGAAGGGAAAGGCTTGCACGAGCAAAGCAAAGCTGCATGGGAAAACTGTGATTGTAACCGGTGAGTAAAGGTTCAGATTTGTAGTGGTGGTGTTCCGCTGTGTATGGTGATGCAAATTAAGAATCCGCGTGGCATAAAATTCTATTCCTTGTCGCCTTCAGGCAGCAATACGGGCATCGGGAAGACCACGGCCATAGATCTGGCTAGAAGAGGAGCCAGAGTGATTTTGGCCTGTCGCAgtaaggagagaggagaggctgcTCTCGAGGAAGTCAAGAGAGTGAGTCAAAGTCGAATTAGTTTCAATTCCCTCTCCTCGACAACAACGTCTAGCTGCTGGATGCTGTGCGGATGGTGCTGTGCCTGAAAGTTTTACACTAGCGGTTTATTTCCTTTTCCCAGAAATGTGCACGCAGCAGGCTTTGTCATGTCAGAGGTAGATGGATGCTGTTGTCTGCGTCCCTTTCCCATGTAAATACTCATCCAGTGATCACTGTCTCCCACAGGAGAGCGGCAGCAATCAGGTGGTGTTCATGCAGCTTGATCTGGGGAGTCTCAAGTCTGTTCGCAGGTTTGCCGAAACCTTCCTGAAATCCGAAACCAGATTAGACATCCTCATCAACAATGCAGGTATGACCATAGACTGCAGTATAAAAATCCAACCAGCATTTCAAATCCATGTTTTGAGTTTGTCCTTGTCACGCAGTTGAATTCACAGTTGTCTTGAACAATTATGTTCAGTAAAATTCattcgtttttcttttcttggatGTAGACGATCGTCATACACACAGGCTATTAGTCTCAAGAATGTCACCTTAACTATGTCTCATCCACACAACAGTGTAATGCAATGCATGCAGGCAATGGCATGTATTAGTATTAGCTGACACTTTCAGCTCATCAAGATTTTATAATATACCTTACGTCTAAATTCTGGAGGATCTGGATTATGCTAGGTTTTCTCGTGTATTTAAGGACTTGTAATCATTCTTTTTTTACACTAAAACCTCCCTTGTCTTGATGTTGACACCTTTGGAAACAGACTAACTCTTTGTCCATGTTTTGTCCCAGGTATTTACTTGCAGGGTCGAACAGAGGACGGACTGGGAATGATGTTTGGCGTCAACCACATCGGTCACTTCCTCTTGACCAACCTGCTGCTGGAGCGACTGAAGGCGTGCGGACCGAGCCGGGTGGTCACTGTGTCGTCTGTGTTCCACCACTTTGGAAAAATTGATTTTGACTGTCTGAACACCCACAAAGCTCTGGGATTGGGGACCTCAACCACGGATGTCACCCAGATCTACTCTGATAGCAAGTTGTGCAACGTCCTTTTCACCTACGAGCTTGCCAAGAGATTGCAGGGGACTAAGGTCACTTGCTACACCCTCCATCCAGGTCAGCAGTCAGAATATGGCACCATTACAATTaacgcaaaataaacactacaTTACTGTATAGTACACTGGTTCCATTAAGTGCGGCATAacaaatattcattaatacacaggacgagatgttacaatcccttgtgccaaatctaaggcaaaactcctttagaggccaggtccaactggacaaccaaccagcagaccagtggtcagctactaactaacctagccacagaaataaaaccccagctaattagcctagccaccagcagtaggtaactGTTATATATCGTCCAGTGAAAACTTTGACAGGAGGACAAAGGTGAGTACATTATTTGATTCACTAGTGTGGTCAAGAAGCTCAGTAAATACTGAGGATATTAGAAGAAGTGCTACTGGTCCAAATTCCATTTTACCCATGGCAAATGCATCCCCAGAAGACATTAGTTGGTGCTAATTATTACAATGTCAAAAGACTGGGAAACTAAAttcgttttatgtttttacaggTGCTATCAACACTGAGCTGGCCCGGTACTCAAACCCACTAATGAAGCTATTCCTGGTGCCAATAACGGCTTATTTCTTCAAGAACCCTGTCCAAGGATGCCAGACCACCTTGCACTGTGCCCTCCAGGAGGGTATAGAGCCTCTCAGCGGACGTTACTTCTCGAACTGCACTGTGAGAGAGGTCTACGCTAAATCCAAAGACGATGCAGCCGCAAAGAAGCTGTGGGAGCTCAGCGAGAGAATATGTGGCCTTGCCTAAAAAGCTTCACATTTAATTCAAGGCTTGAGAATGAAAAGGTTAACTGACAGCAGCCAAGCCCAGTAAGGTAAAGGTCTCGCAAGCCCCTCCCTGCCCCGTGTCAATACTACTAAAAAGCCCAGTCTGACTGGATAGATTATCTTAGTTGCCATGACTCAGTAGTTTTTAGAGAACTTATTTTATGATCATTGATACTATTAATATCTGACCACGTGGCAGCATGTTATGGTGTGATAcgacataataaaaaaagagagtgagttaatgatttgtttgtgtgttgtatgtcTTCAACATGATCTAAGTGTAACATCAAGTTGTGTTCATCTCTCAAAAAGTGGACTTTAATCTTTATTAATGTTGAGGGATTTCCAGTTTCACAGGTTTAGTGACTGTAAAGGAACTTGATTGTCAGATTGTTGCACTCTGCTCCAGATGCGCAACACTAAAAACCTGTTTAACCACCAATCTTGTCAGAAACACCTCTCTGTGTTTGGCCTTTCTTTAATCGACCACAAACCATATGCACTGTAACTGAAATGATAACTATAAATTGCTGCTAACTCCGTGAACGACGTTGTAGGAGAGCCTGTACTTTGAATTGGATTTACCTGGTTGGGGAACTGTCTAATCAATTATAAACCAAGATTGTGAAACAGCAGAATAATCGGAGTTGTATCAAGACATCAAATATCAAAACTACTAAATATACGCAGTAACAGAGCTGTGGCAGTGGTAGGTTGATATAGGAAGTACAGGTTGTACAGACTCGTCGATCAGTCaactttactgctgtgccatgacgctttaagcatcaAGTCGACTTGGGaccgatcacgtgacaataacaacctcAGAGAATACAgatgaggagtccagtgggtcagTGCAGCAAACTTGCAGCAGTCCGTGACGGCCTCCCGCCTAGCCGGGGCTGTTTTGCGtggtttctttgttgtttgtttgtctttcaggtacCTGGCTGGTAGGCGGAGCCTAGTTAGGCAAACTGGGAGCACCTGGCCAGTCTCCCAGCGGGCGTCCTTTTTAAGACCTGGCCGTCAGCTCTCATCCGCTCTCTTGTTCCATCCTCACAGCACCACGTCTTTGTTTCGTTGGCTTCGGCTTGATTCTTAGTTATTTTACTTCATCCAACACTTTACAGTGAATACATGAACATTCTCCcatcaacaaacacactgataaaCACTGATATCAACACCCCACCTATGTGGTATGTTTTCATTGTCAATGTTTAACCTTGTTTGTTATACATAAAGTTCTTTAACGTTGCGTTACTGTGGGGACTCGTCCGTGCCTGCGTTGTTAAAGTGACAAAGTGAGTTTGGGTAGGTTCATTTGACAGTGTAGTTTCTGTAGTTTGAGTATGCGCTAGTTTTGTCCTGGTGTGTGTGCAGCAATGGACTGATGTCATCAAAGTTACTAGGAGTTGCACTGTCTGGCCAATTTGATggggaaaaaggaaataaatttgACCTCTTTTTGGTGTCCAAGAAGACATCCATTACTCACAAACTTCATAAAATGATACGGAAGAAAACCTAATGAATGTTGGCTACGTGTTCCCTAGTCAgatgaaagcaaacatttttgCTTCAGATAGGGTGAGCCATGTTTGAACCTGTCTAGAGAATGCACAGTACCAGCGGTGTATAATGGAAATGGGAGTGTGCAAATATGGGGTTGCTGACAGGATAAAAGTGTGGCACAGTGCATTATACACATAAATGGAAATTTGCAAAACACCGAATGACGAATGAGTCCCAGTCTCAAGAGGTTGTGGTTATGATGCCAAGCACACTGCAGTAATCACATACAAGCTTTAGGTCAGATGGACGCTTTTCTCAGCGTTTCTTGGTGGAGATGTTGACGCAACAGAAAGCACACAGTCTTTGATAAGTCACAAGGTctaagtttttcatgttttgtaaaagtataaaagattacagtttttacatttttaaaagtgcttttgAAATGGACCaccacaaaacatgaaaaatagataACTTTGATGCGGTATTTTGTTAACAGTCAGTAGATTTTATGTTTCAGATTTGACAATAGTTTAACTCTAATATTCTGCAGAATAGTTCTGCgttcagtttaaatatatatatatatatatatatatagaatgaAGCTTTCTTCAAGAAAATTTGTTTAGCGATCTCTGTTTTTGCTGCACATTatgcatgcatttttttctcttctattATCTCGTTTGTTGTTGTAAGTTGGCCAGTATGAGGCGTGTCACTGCTTTTGGCACACATTCAGAGGAGGATTGGCATTTTAGGGAATAAAAGGCCTCTTGTTGGAATAAAAGTCAGTCTGTGGCATGATAAGGCTCCATTGGGAGTTTGAATGTGAGCAACAATAAACGCGTATTCCAATAAAAATACCGACAATATTCTTCAAATTATagcaaaattaaaaactttCTTCTCGATGCTGCTGTTATGAATTAAACGATAGTGTGAGGTCACGTGACCACAACACCTTCAGCGTTCAAAGTTGTATCAAGCACTAACCGGATTTAGTTGGCTATTAATGACtcgacaataaaacaaaacgtgGTTTATGCTATATgaagatattattattaaaacatatcGACCTGTCGCGTTTATCGTGTGTTTCGGCGtcagttttaaaataacacaggtGCATTCATACGGAACAACCCGGAAAACAGGTTTGATCCACTATAAACAAAAACGAcaacgcttttattttgaaagcgtTTACCGGAATGATGTGGGTCGGATGTTGTAATTTTAGGAAATATATCGAACTACTGAATTTGTGGTATGGTGGCGGGTATACGGATGTTATGGATAACACCAGAATAGCAGAAGAATATAGTTCGTTTTAGGAGCTATTTCGAGCGGTGAACTAAAATCCagaaggtggcggtaatgcacttTAAATCACCACAAGTATTTTCTAGTGGCTCGTCTCCGTTGCAGTGATGTCGGCGTTGCTTTACCTCGTAGCAGGAGCAGTTTCGTTTTACGTGCTACTTTACTACGGCCTGATCAGAGGAGCGAGATGCTCGAGTTCAGTGAAGCTGAAGGGAAAGACGGCTATAGTTACAGGTAACTTCATCTTTAGGAACAGGTGGCCTATCTAGGGTCATGGTCATCTGTACCGGAAGTCCAACTGTAACTTGATTATGTCTTGGTGAAGATCTTAAACAGGGGCGTCAAACTAAACTTTTAATTCgggggccacatgcagcccaatttgatctcaagtgagCCAGAGCAGTAAGATGCCAGAATAATAATCAATAAAGGgcgacaactccagactttttacTACTCGTTTTAGTGCACAGAATAAAAAGTAAGTTAGAAAATGCTTACATTCTAATAAACTACccttttaaaatgaactttcttaagaaaaataccAGCAATTTGAGTGTTGtattctgtccacttctctttccaaaacagtggacaaattagggatagcagttattttcattgaaaatttttgcaaattcatacTGTGGGCCAGATTATCATATCCTTCTGGTGGACCGCTTTTGGCCCACAgaccatatgtttgacacatgggatgtaaaataacaaaactgtgACTttgtatgaataaaaatatatgggCCAAAccaaatttggacaaaattaaaaactaatttcaatatcattttatatatttaatttcacagGGTGAATATTTTTGAAAACTAAAACCATACATcttaaattaatgttttcacTTATAACTGGACTTAAATCTATTACTTTCTACTTGgccacagcaaaacaaaatctgAAATGGTACTTAAAAAACACCATACACTATAACTGTGCCAAATCAGTAAGTTCTCTGCTATCGACACCCGTGGGATCCCTGGGTTTGGTGTCACTGAGTTCAGCGTGGTATTGGTCTGTTTGGAGTTTGATGTTTGTGAACCGTTTGTCCCCACAGGGAGCAACACTGGCATCGGCAAGTCCACTGCTCTGGATCTGGCAAAGAGAGGAGCCAGGGTGATCCTGGCCTGCCGCAGCAAGGAGAGAGCTGAGGCCGCCGCTTTCGATATCCGCAGAGTAAGTAGGCCGTCTCTGCCAGGAGCagagacactgttttgccaacatGAAGGGCGCTGAGGTTTCACACACCAGTACAGTGGTTTTCCCTAATTTTCTGGACTGCTTGGATGCTGAGGTTGCAGCAAAGTCCTTAATTGGAGAAAGCTgaagacttagacttagacagtctttaatgatccacaagggaaattaattgatcatagtagcttaattgacacaaaaagatgagctgttattcACCTGGATAgaatatggaataaaagaagttctgttgtgttcactgtgccagtggagctgaatcattctgctggagaatgagctcctctgaccatctaatgtttggtgtagtggatgggatggattgtccataatggagagcagtttatccaatgtcctcctgtACCTCAAATGGAGGActcaaatgactccaactccctactaatcacatgtccagcctttcgcATGAATTTGTCGATCCCACTGATGTCTTTTTCCTGGTATGTCTCcctcaacaaaccacagcaaagaacacggcactcactacaacagactggtagaaagactctagtaattcactgcacacattgaaacaCCTGAGCTTCTTGAGAAAGTATAGTCTGCTCCGGCCCTTCTTGTACATGgtatcactgttgtccctccagtccagcatgttgttcatgtggactcccaggtacttgtaatggtccactacttccacttccaggccctggatggtgatgggcttcactggtgtcctcttcctcctgaagccaatgaccagctccttggtcttgtccacgttcaggagtaggtggtttgcctgggaccactccaaAAAGTCTgtgatcagtgtcctatactccacctcctgtccatttCTAATATACCCTACCACTGCaaagtcatcagagaacttggcaggacccagagctgtatcGGA
This sequence is a window from Mugil cephalus isolate CIBA_MC_2020 chromosome 9, CIBA_Mcephalus_1.1, whole genome shotgun sequence. Protein-coding genes within it:
- the LOC125013924 gene encoding dehydrogenase/reductase SDR family member 13-like translates to MSTFLLVVGVVVGVGYIYHHIFVKGKACTSKAKLHGKTVIVTGSNTGIGKTTAIDLARRGARVILACRSKERGEAALEEVKRESGSNQVVFMQLDLGSLKSVRRFAETFLKSETRLDILINNAGIYLQGRTEDGLGMMFGVNHIGHFLLTNLLLERLKACGPSRVVTVSSVFHHFGKIDFDCLNTHKALGLGTSTTDVTQIYSDSKLCNVLFTYELAKRLQGTKVTCYTLHPGAINTELARYSNPLMKLFLVPITAYFFKNPVQGCQTTLHCALQEGIEPLSGRYFSNCTVREVYAKSKDDAAAKKLWELSERICGLA